The window TTGCCTGAACCGTTTGGGCCGATCAGGGCAATGGTCTGGCCTTTGTTAAAGGTCAGGTTGATGTTATCCAGTACCTTCTGCCGGCCAAATTGTTTATTGACATTGGTTGCGATGATCATAATGGTAAGGGTTTCATTAAAGGGGCATTGTCCTTCATGCTTTCAGGGGTAAAGACCGGCAGGATCTTCTCCGCTTTTTCTACCAGGGATGTAATGGGGCTTCTCAAAAGCATCATGGCACTGGCATTCCGTTCAACCAGTATGGTGAACAGGCTGGTCGGACGGTAGGGCACGTCGCCCTTGCCATCCCTGTCCAGATCATAGCCTTCATACTTATCCCAGAAATTGTTGGTGAAATAGTTGAGCACCAATGATCCATTGGTTGCCACATCAAAAGAGTTGCCCTGGAAATTGTTATTGACGATATTGTTGTTGTCGCAACTCGCCTGGATCTTCATGGCATAACCATTATTGGTAAAGCGGTTCCTGGTGATCATGATCCTGCTGCTGCCTTCCATATAGATGGCCGCTGTGTTGCGGTTGAATTCATTGCCTTCTGCATGGCTGTCGCTGATGTCTTTCATCAGTATACCGTATGCTGCATTTCCCCAATTATTGATGAACTTGTTCTTGTACATCCGCACATGCTTCGTGTACATGATGGCAACACCTGCCCCGTTATTGCTAAAGGTGTTGTTGACATAGAGGTCGTTGTGGGAGAACATGAAGTGCAGCCCGTAACGGATATTGCCAAAGCTCTTATTGTTGATGATATTGGAAGCAGTGACAAATTCAAAATAGATGCCATCACGGTGGCCTGTTATGCTATTGCCTGCAATGACCAGGCTATCGCTCTTCCAGCAGTGGATACCATTGCCGCTTTCGATTTCATTGGCGGCATCGCTTTCTAGCTTGTTGTTCATGATCACCGAATGGGAAACATGCTGGAGATAGATGGCGAAATAATTATTGGTGAATGAATTGTTGCGTACCAGGACATTCCGGGCATTATAGATATGGATACCTGCCAGGTCATTGATGCTGGAGTAGCCTGAATGGAAAAGATGTAAGCCTTCAATGATGACATTGTCAGAACGGACTGTGATGATCTCGTACTTGCCTTGCCCGTCAAGGGTGGCATTGCCTTTTCCGATCAGGAACAACGGATGGTCAACTACAATGCCCCTGGTGGCATGGGTTCCTGGCAGGAACAAGATGGTGTCTCCTGCGGCAGAACGATTGATCACCGTATTGATATCATTGCCTGGTGCAATGGAAAAAGTTGTTGCCCCGGCGTGCCGGAAGGATAGGAATAGCAACAGGTATAGTAGTAAATGCTTCATTACTATTGGTTCATACTCCCGTCAAGCAGTTTTCCGGGATTCTTATCCAGGAAGGCTTCTGCATCCTTGTCATTTTCGAAGGCAATGATGGTTCCCCCCATTGGTCCGTGGGCGGAAGGGGAATTGATGAGGATGGCAAGATGCAGTGGGATCAGTTTTCCGCTGCCGCCATAGTCAGCCACAAATTTTTCGCCTTGTTCAGCATCATCGCCATCTTTCGCTTTAAGGTAACTGGTCAGGCAGGAAAGGTCATCAAAAAAATAGGCCTTCCCTTTTGTAGTGACCAGTTCACAACCAAATCTTTTGTCCATGATGGTCATCTTGCAATGTTCGCAACCGACCTGTCCGTAAGGGATCTCTTTAGGGCCGCTGTTGCAGGAGCTAAGCAGGGACACCGATAGGATCAGCAGGGGTAAATTGCTGTAAGGGGACCTGTTCTTACGGTTTTTCCTGAGTTCCAGGACAGTGCAGCCGGTGAGGCAGACGCCAACGATCACAAAGATCCAGCCACCGCTGTCGGGCATGGAATAGGCCGCGAAATTCAATAATTGTTTATACCCGATGAGGGGTGGTTGGTAGGCCATGCCTGGCACCTTGATCGCTGCATTGGGGTCGAGGTTATGGCCGTAGTTGTATTCCCAGATATAAAAATCAGTCATGGCTATCACGCCAAACAAAAGCAGGAAGATGAACCATGCGAGGAAGAACCATTTTCGGTTAATGATGGCTGATAGCAGACCGAAGATCGCCAGG is drawn from Flavihumibacter rivuli and contains these coding sequences:
- the nosD gene encoding nitrous oxide reductase family maturation protein NosD, with protein sequence MKHLLLYLLLFLSFRHAGATTFSIAPGNDINTVINRSAAGDTILFLPGTHATRGIVVDHPLFLIGKGNATLDGQGKYEIITVRSDNVIIEGLHLFHSGYSSINDLAGIHIYNARNVLVRNNSFTNNYFAIYLQHVSHSVIMNNKLESDAANEIESGNGIHCWKSDSLVIAGNSITGHRDGIYFEFVTASNIINNKSFGNIRYGLHFMFSHNDLYVNNTFSNNGAGVAIMYTKHVRMYKNKFINNWGNAAYGILMKDISDSHAEGNEFNRNTAAIYMEGSSRIMITRNRFTNNGYAMKIQASCDNNNIVNNNFQGNSFDVATNGSLVLNYFTNNFWDKYEGYDLDRDGKGDVPYRPTSLFTILVERNASAMMLLRSPITSLVEKAEKILPVFTPESMKDNAPLMKPLPL
- a CDS encoding nitrous oxide reductase accessory protein NosL, producing the protein MNKPLSGITRITCLICAAGLAAVIFLPIWRIDLVAPQYPEGLFMQIYANKLGGDVEIINGLNHYIGMNTIHEKDFVEFIVLPYLIAALAIFGLLSAIINRKWFFLAWFIFLLLFGVIAMTDFYIWEYNYGHNLDPNAAIKVPGMAYQPPLIGYKQLLNFAAYSMPDSGGWIFVIVGVCLTGCTVLELRKNRKNRSPYSNLPLLILSVSLLSSCNSGPKEIPYGQVGCEHCKMTIMDKRFGCELVTTKGKAYFFDDLSCLTSYLKAKDGDDAEQGEKFVADYGGSGKLIPLHLAILINSPSAHGPMGGTIIAFENDKDAEAFLDKNPGKLLDGSMNQ